Proteins found in one Candidatus Methylomirabilota bacterium genomic segment:
- a CDS encoding isochorismatase family protein yields MREGVRLDRQHTALLIVDVQERLFGAMDPEQREAMVRNLKILATGARRLAMPVIVTEQYPKALGHTLSEVRDALGTVEPISKVAFSCCAVDGFTDGLRRLGAQAVVVSGLETHVCVLMTALDLLAEGFAVHVPADATVSRMRPNWEIGLALLRGEGVVVTTTETVLFQLLRQADTDDFRALAPFLK; encoded by the coding sequence GTGCGTGAAGGGGTTCGTCTGGACCGTCAGCACACGGCCCTGCTGATCGTCGATGTCCAGGAGCGCCTGTTCGGAGCGATGGATCCCGAGCAGCGCGAGGCCATGGTCCGCAACCTCAAGATCCTGGCGACCGGTGCCCGCCGGCTCGCGATGCCCGTCATCGTCACCGAGCAGTACCCGAAGGCACTCGGCCATACCCTGTCGGAGGTGCGCGACGCCCTGGGCACGGTGGAGCCGATCAGCAAGGTCGCGTTCAGCTGCTGCGCGGTCGACGGGTTCACCGACGGGTTGCGCCGGCTCGGGGCGCAGGCCGTCGTGGTCTCCGGTCTCGAGACCCACGTCTGCGTCCTGATGACGGCCCTCGATCTCCTGGCCGAGGGCTTCGCGGTCCACGTGCCCGCCGACGCGACGGTCTCCCGGATGCGCCCGAACTGGGAGATCGGCCTCGCCCTGCTGCGGGGCGAGGGGGTCGTCGTCACCACCACGGAGACCGTGCTGTTCCAGCTCCTCCGGCAGGCCGACACCGACGACTTCCGCGCGCTCGCGCCCTTCCTGAAGTAA
- a CDS encoding NUDIX hydrolase, which produces MTARPPSRAIRVAVDVIIELPEGAIVLIARRNPPIGWALPGGFVEFGETLEAAAVREAREETGLAIELSRQFHTYSDPARDPRGHTISTVFIARGSGTPRAGSDAREIGTFRRETLPQPLVFDHAQILDDYDRRRY; this is translated from the coding sequence GTGACGGCCCGACCGCCGTCCCGCGCGATCCGCGTCGCGGTCGACGTGATCATCGAGCTTCCGGAGGGCGCCATCGTGCTGATCGCGCGGCGCAACCCGCCGATCGGCTGGGCCCTTCCCGGCGGGTTCGTGGAGTTCGGGGAGACGCTGGAGGCGGCGGCCGTGCGGGAGGCGCGCGAGGAGACCGGCCTCGCGATCGAGCTCTCGCGGCAGTTCCACACCTATTCGGATCCCGCCCGCGATCCGCGCGGCCACACGATCTCGACGGTGTTCATCGCGCGGGGGAGCGGCACGCCGCGCGCGGGAAGCGACGCCCGGGAGATCGGAACGTTCCGGCGCGAGACCCTCCCTCAGCCCCTGGTCTTCGACCACGCCCAGATTCTCGACGACTACGACCGCCGCCGCTACTGA
- a CDS encoding transglycosylase SLT domain-containing protein: MIKKGAGNACWLGVLAGLVLVGPAEAGMFRFEDASGVVHFTNAPSDPRYRGLPGWIEPQPAPRSITRSAAPTPFAELIQLASSRYRVDPRLVQAVVVVESAGNPRAVSRKGAQGLMQLMPQRSAELGVRNAFDPQQNVDGGVRHLRDLLERFSGDVTLALAAYNAGEVAVRTHQGVPPYPETQDYVRKVRALYQGVGGSGASGSAANGSRPVGTATQAPQEIYRQVEGDGTVLYTNVPPRPAPRLKPRS; encoded by the coding sequence ATGATCAAGAAGGGCGCCGGGAATGCGTGCTGGTTGGGCGTGCTGGCCGGACTCGTGCTCGTCGGGCCGGCCGAGGCCGGGATGTTCCGCTTCGAGGATGCCTCCGGAGTCGTACACTTCACCAACGCGCCATCCGATCCGCGCTATCGTGGGCTGCCCGGCTGGATCGAACCGCAGCCCGCGCCGCGCTCCATCACCCGCAGCGCGGCCCCGACACCCTTTGCCGAGTTGATCCAGCTGGCCTCGAGCCGCTACCGGGTCGATCCCCGCCTGGTGCAGGCGGTGGTCGTCGTGGAGTCGGCCGGCAATCCCCGGGCGGTCTCCCGGAAGGGCGCCCAGGGACTCATGCAGCTCATGCCCCAGCGCTCCGCGGAGCTGGGCGTCCGGAACGCCTTCGACCCCCAGCAGAACGTGGACGGCGGCGTCCGTCACCTGCGTGACCTGCTCGAGCGCTTCTCGGGCGACGTGACGCTCGCCCTCGCCGCCTACAATGCGGGCGAAGTCGCCGTGCGCACCCATCAGGGGGTGCCGCCCTACCCGGAGACACAGGACTACGTGCGGAAGGTGCGCGCGCTGTATCAGGGCGTCGGCGGGTCCGGAGCGAGCGGCTCGGCCGCCAACGGCTCGAGGCCGGTTGGAACCGCCACCCAAGCGCCGCAGGAGATCTATCGACAGGTGGAGGGCGACGGCACCGTGCTCTACACGAACGTGCCGCCCAGGCCGGCCCCGCGCCTCAAGCCCCGCTCCTAG
- the lon gene encoding endopeptidase La, with translation MSEPTVAVETKAAEGERAKRPATPDELPLLPLREAVLFPQAVLPLAVARPASVRLVDEAVLGSRLIGVVTQRDASQEAPTGDDLHGVGTVAVVHKMLKQPDGTIRLVIQGLERFRIVAFTQRTPYFKARIEPLPDVDPAPDDIEAEALARQALATFQRIVELSPMLADELATLVASAGDAGQMADLIAAVLPSLTSERKQVLLETSEVKARLGHLVEALAKEAEVLELGSKIQSQIQSEMSKTQREYYLREQMKAIQKELGEGDERGEEIAELRKKIEAAGMSEEANREALRELDRLAKMPPAAAEYTVARTYLEWLVSLPWQKETRDEIDLGRARAVLDEDHWGLPKIKDRILEYLAVRKIHPEGKDPIICFVGPPGVGKTSLGRSIARALGRKFHRISLGGMRDEAEIRGHRRTYIGALPGQIIQGLCRTESRNPVFMLDEVDKLGYDFRGDPASALLEVLDPEQNSTFRDHYLDVPFDLSRVLFITTANLLDPIPPALRDRMEVIQLSGYTEDEKIEIARRYLGPKQAREHGLTLDQDVAFTDETLRLLVRSYTREAGVRNLEREIASLSRKVARRRAEGDSTPVTITPERVTALLGAPRFLLEEELEERTRVPGVAVGLAWTPAGGDILFIEASRMKGGRSLTITGQLGDVMKESAQAAVSWVRAHAHELGIDPSFWAEYDVHLHVPAGAIPKDGPSAGITLATALVSLLTGQAVHPRLAMTGEITLTGRVLPVGGIKEKVLAAHRAGITTVILPRQNEKALLEDVPAEVRASLAIHLVSTVAEVLRLALPGGWARRRPEPDAAALVGVGGN, from the coding sequence ATGAGCGAGCCAACGGTCGCGGTCGAGACCAAGGCGGCAGAGGGCGAGCGGGCCAAGCGGCCGGCCACCCCGGACGAGCTTCCCCTCCTCCCCCTCCGGGAAGCGGTACTCTTCCCGCAGGCGGTACTCCCGCTCGCGGTGGCCCGCCCGGCCTCGGTCCGGCTCGTGGACGAGGCCGTGCTGGGCTCGCGACTCATCGGGGTCGTGACCCAGCGGGATGCCTCGCAGGAGGCGCCCACGGGCGACGACCTCCACGGGGTCGGGACGGTCGCCGTCGTCCACAAGATGCTCAAGCAGCCCGACGGGACCATCCGGCTGGTCATCCAGGGGCTCGAGCGGTTCCGCATCGTCGCGTTCACCCAGAGGACGCCGTACTTCAAGGCGCGCATCGAGCCGCTACCCGACGTCGACCCCGCGCCGGACGACATCGAAGCCGAGGCCCTGGCGCGCCAGGCGCTGGCCACGTTCCAGCGGATCGTGGAGTTGTCGCCCATGCTGGCCGACGAGCTGGCCACGCTCGTGGCGTCGGCCGGCGATGCGGGGCAGATGGCCGATCTCATCGCGGCGGTCCTGCCCTCGCTCACGTCGGAACGCAAGCAGGTTCTGCTCGAGACCTCGGAGGTCAAGGCGCGGCTCGGGCACCTCGTCGAAGCCCTCGCCAAGGAAGCGGAGGTCCTGGAGCTCGGCTCGAAGATCCAATCGCAGATCCAGAGCGAGATGTCGAAGACCCAGCGTGAGTATTACCTCCGCGAGCAGATGAAGGCGATCCAGAAGGAGCTCGGCGAGGGCGACGAGCGGGGGGAGGAGATCGCCGAGCTGCGAAAGAAGATCGAGGCCGCCGGCATGTCGGAGGAGGCCAACCGCGAGGCGCTCCGGGAGCTCGACCGGCTGGCCAAGATGCCGCCGGCGGCGGCCGAGTACACCGTGGCTCGGACCTACCTCGAATGGCTCGTCTCGCTCCCCTGGCAGAAGGAGACCCGCGACGAGATCGACCTCGGGCGCGCCCGCGCCGTGCTCGACGAGGACCACTGGGGTCTCCCCAAGATCAAGGACCGGATCCTCGAGTACCTGGCCGTGCGAAAGATCCACCCCGAGGGCAAGGACCCGATCATCTGCTTCGTCGGCCCGCCGGGCGTCGGCAAGACGTCCCTGGGCCGGTCGATCGCCCGCGCGCTGGGCCGGAAGTTCCACCGCATCTCGCTCGGCGGGATGCGGGACGAGGCCGAGATTCGGGGCCACCGGCGGACCTACATCGGGGCCCTTCCCGGCCAGATCATCCAGGGGTTATGCCGCACCGAGTCCCGCAACCCCGTGTTCATGCTCGACGAGGTGGACAAGCTGGGCTACGACTTCCGGGGCGACCCGGCCTCCGCACTCCTCGAGGTGCTGGACCCCGAACAGAACTCGACTTTCCGGGACCACTATCTCGACGTGCCCTTCGATCTTTCGCGGGTCCTGTTCATCACCACCGCCAACCTCCTGGACCCGATCCCTCCGGCGCTCCGGGACCGGATGGAGGTCATCCAGCTGTCGGGCTACACCGAGGACGAAAAGATCGAGATCGCGCGTCGCTACCTCGGTCCCAAGCAGGCCCGGGAACACGGCCTGACGCTGGACCAGGACGTCGCCTTCACCGACGAGACGCTCCGACTGCTCGTGCGAAGCTACACGCGCGAGGCCGGGGTCCGGAATCTCGAGCGCGAGATCGCCTCGCTCTCCCGGAAGGTGGCCCGGCGGCGCGCGGAAGGGGACTCGACTCCGGTCACGATCACGCCGGAGCGCGTCACGGCCCTGCTGGGGGCGCCGCGCTTCCTCCTCGAGGAAGAGCTCGAGGAGCGGACTCGGGTGCCGGGGGTGGCGGTCGGTCTGGCCTGGACCCCGGCCGGCGGGGACATCCTCTTCATCGAGGCCTCCAGGATGAAAGGCGGGAGGTCGCTGACGATCACCGGCCAGCTGGGTGACGTCATGAAGGAGTCGGCCCAGGCCGCCGTGTCGTGGGTGCGCGCGCACGCGCACGAGCTCGGCATCGATCCGTCCTTCTGGGCCGAGTACGACGTCCACCTGCACGTGCCCGCCGGCGCCATCCCGAAGGATGGCCCTTCGGCCGGCATCACGCTGGCGACGGCGCTGGTCTCGCTCCTCACCGGCCAGGCCGTCCACCCGCGGCTCGCCATGACGGGCGAGATCACCCTGACCGGTCGCGTCCTTCCGGTCGGCGGCATCAAGGAGAAGGTCCTGGCCGCGCACCGGGCCGGTATCACGACGGTGATCCTGCCGCGGCAAAACGAGAAAGCGCTGCTGGAGGACGTCCCGGCCGAGGTACGGGCCAGCCTCGCCATCCACCTCGTCTCGACGGTGGCCGAGGTGCTCCGCCTCGCCCTGCCCGGCGGGTGGGCACGGCGCCGCCCGGAGCCCGACGCGGCGGCGCTCGTCGGCGTCGGAGGGAACTGA
- a CDS encoding TraR/DksA family transcriptional regulator: protein MARTRPGKSSAAVKRAAAVKGPAAVKRPAPVKGPPARKPAAVEKTNPAVVQAELKALLLAKRAELVAKLREEREGRREATEREKIEGTPFGDRPGLSPDDEMGFAVADRRAGMLAQIDLALKKMEEGSYGRCEVCEEPINGIRLRAHPFAVRCTRCQEAWEREQLRVDAAPVRARAVPEETA, encoded by the coding sequence ATGGCACGAACACGACCCGGCAAGAGCTCGGCGGCCGTCAAGCGCGCGGCGGCCGTGAAGGGCCCCGCCGCCGTGAAGCGCCCGGCGCCCGTCAAGGGACCGCCGGCCAGAAAGCCCGCGGCCGTCGAAAAAACGAACCCCGCCGTGGTCCAGGCGGAGCTCAAGGCCCTCCTGCTCGCCAAGCGGGCCGAGCTCGTGGCCAAGCTGCGCGAGGAGCGTGAAGGCCGTCGCGAGGCGACCGAGCGGGAGAAGATCGAGGGAACACCCTTCGGCGACCGCCCGGGGCTCAGCCCCGACGACGAGATGGGCTTCGCCGTGGCCGATCGCCGGGCCGGGATGCTGGCCCAGATCGACCTCGCGCTCAAGAAGATGGAGGAAGGGAGCTACGGCCGGTGCGAGGTGTGCGAGGAACCGATCAACGGGATCCGGCTGCGCGCGCATCCGTTCGCGGTCCGCTGCACCCGCTGCCAGGAGGCCTGGGAGCGGGAACAGCTCCGCGTGGACGCGGCACCGGTGCGCGCTCGAGCCGTACCGGAAGAGACGGCCTGA
- a CDS encoding helix-turn-helix transcriptional regulator yields MSDPGRPLYLIGVVADMLHVHPQTLRLYERKGLVRPSRTVGRTRLYSAEDVDDVRRILRLTRDLGVNLAGVEIILRMRRQMLQMQKELEELASHGRQEGGADRYPEGAEASALVRVADRHLQKLDVL; encoded by the coding sequence GTGAGCGACCCCGGTCGGCCCCTCTACCTCATCGGGGTGGTGGCGGACATGCTGCACGTCCACCCCCAGACTCTCCGCCTCTACGAGCGGAAAGGGCTGGTCCGGCCGAGCCGGACGGTGGGTCGCACCCGGCTCTACTCGGCCGAGGACGTCGACGACGTCCGGCGCATCCTGCGCCTGACGCGCGACCTGGGCGTGAATCTGGCAGGGGTCGAGATCATCTTAAGGATGAGGCGGCAGATGCTTCAGATGCAGAAGGAGCTCGAGGAGCTGGCGTCCCACGGGCGCCAGGAGGGTGGCGCCGACCGATACCCGGAGGGGGCCGAGGCGTCGGCCCTCGTGCGCGTCGCCGACCGGCACCTACAGAAGCTCGATGTCCTCTAG